TTGACCAATTTTACTTTTACTCATTCAAAAATTAAAACACGATTTCCTCATCCTAGGATATCATGACTTGACACGTACAAGTCTAGAGCCATCAAAATGGGTTTAGCCCGTGAGGCCAGTCCAACCCAAGTCGCTAATTGAATAAGATTGGATTGGAATTGTTTTAGCCCATTTAAAACTAAGGCCTATAAGCCCGGCCCAAGTCAGCCTGTTGGCCCTTGAGGCTTGACCGAGGTTGGGCCTGGGCggctaaaaaataattaaattcaaatttAATATTTAACATTTCTTAGACTCTTATTTATTTTTAGACATTTATACTATTTCCGGAGAATGCCCTGTAGGCTATGTATTTCAGTTTTTTATGAGATTCTAGAGGCTCATGACTTGCTAGTGGGTCAGTATTaagattttgagatttattattcACTTATCATTTTGTCAAACAGTTTTAGAATTGCAACTTGCTAGAACTATTATTTAAGCATATTACTTTATTGGTCATTGAGCTGGAAATTATGTCACAACTAGCACAGGGTTCGCTTAACGAATGGTAAGGATTGAGTGTCAATCATGTCTCACCCAGTTTTAGgagcgtgacaagttggtatcatagcagcCAGGTTATGGAGTCCTAGGGAGTCATGAGCCGTGTCTATCAGAGTCTCTattatgggtatgttgtgcaccatacttatatttGGGAGGTTGCTCGGCATGTTAGGAACTCTTTTATTTGATTCTCATATCGTACGTTAGAGCTAAACTTTTCATAATTCTAACACTAATTTATCTCTCGTTTCAGTGAACAAGATGGTTAGAACAAGATCTACTTCATCCTCTGCTGGTAACAATGTTGGGATACCAGTTTCTAATCATCAAGAAGCAGCACCAGAGGTGCAGGCTGAACCATTAGCACCAGCTGTAGTTAGAGGACGTGGCAGAGGTAGAGGTCAAAATGCTAGGGGTAGAAGTGAAAATACCAGAGGTAATCAGGCTCGTGGTAGGGCCACTAGACAGGCACATGCTCTATCTCAGCGGGTTGTTAATGATCAAGTTGAAATCACACCGCCTCCCAACCCACTCAGGGCAAATCAACCATATTAGTAGGATGATCGAATTGACAGAATTTTGGACTTTCTGGAGTCCCTAGCCCCTCCAGCTAGTGGGAGGGCTGCACCTATTCATGTTCCCCCTCAGGACCCTCATGATTCAGATGAAGAGGTTATAGGACATGATTTTCAAGTTTCACTCGAGGTACCACCACCAGTTGTCCCTGCAAATATTGCCCAGCCAGTGTAGTTACCAACATGAAGAATTGATCCACATGTTTTTTTTAGATTAAAACCTCCTACTTATAATGGTACAGATAAACCAAATGAATCAATGTTATTTTTGGAATAGATAGAGAAAATATTTGTTTCTTTGGGTTGTCTTCAAACACAAGCCACAGAGTTGATTGGGTTTCAATTGAAGGGTGCAGCAGGACAATGGCGGAGAGGTTACAAGAAGGCCACAGTTTAAAGAAGCTTTCAGGGCCAAGTTTTTGCCTAGCAGTCGGATAGATGAGCTCCGACGTCAGTTCGAACATCTTAAATAGGGTACCATGTCAGTGACTGAATATGAGATGGAATTTACAAATTTGCAGAGTATGCACCTAATTTTTGATACCGACAGAGAGAGAAAAAGTGAGAAGGTTCATTGAAGGCTTAAATCTACATATGGCAAAATATATGACTTTACATCAGGTTGACAAGACTTATTTTCAGGTTTTCAATATCGCTACACGTAAGGAGGCTTTTGATAAAATCGCCAGAGAAGCTAGAGATAACAGCAAGAAGGCTAGAACAACATGTAGTTATAGTAGATTTTCAGTTGGGGGTAAGAACATGAATCATTCATCTCACATTCACTCAATGACTCACTCATCTCCTTATCCAGCTCCACTCAGACATGGCCAGCAGAGTAAGGGTCAGGCCCCTCAGAGGCAAAGTTCAACTAGTCAGGGCCAACCTCGGTTCTCATATCCTATATGTCCTTCATGAAGCAAAAGACATCCAGGGAAATTCCTTTTGGGTTAGAAAGGTTGTTTCCACTGCCACGATCCGGGTCATATTAAGAGTGATTGTCTATGGCTTGGACAAGCTCTGGGGAAAGCTCTGAGCCCTCAGGCAGCATCCACGTGTAATTCTATAGTTGCACCTCCTTCAGTTCGGACACCTAATACTCAGACCGGGTGTGGTGCCAATAGAGGTGGAGCTCAGGGAGGAGGCAGACTAGCCAGATTCTATTAGTTCTAGACAGGAAGAATGCTGAGGCGTCTAACATAATTATTACTAGTATTCTCTCAGTTTGTGGTCGCCTTGCTTATGTATTAGTTGATCCTGGTTCAACTTTCTCCTATGTGTCTCCTTATTTTTGTGTCGAGTTTGGAAAAGCACCAGAAACATTAGGGGTTCCGTTTGAGGTTTCCACACCTATAAGGGAATATGTTAAAGTTGAGTATATATTCAGAAATTGCATCATCATAGTTCAGGACCGAGAAATATTAGCCTATTTAAACTTGTtagatatggtagactttgacatCATAgctggcatggattggttatcttcttGTCATGCTACAGTTGATTTCCACGCGAAGACGGTTAAATTCTCATTTATTGGGAAAGATCCAGTTATAATTAGAGGTGAAATGGGTACGCCTAcgggtaagtttatttcttaccttaaggatAGAAAACTAGTGAGCAATGGGTGTTTGGCGTATCTAGCACATGTGCGGGATAAGAAAGTCGATTCCCAGTGCTTGAATCAGTATCGATTGTGAAAGAGTTTTTAGACGTGTTCCCGGATGATCTTCCAGGGAtaccaccagatagggagattgagtttGGCATAGACACATTGCCAGGAACTCAATCAATCTCGATTACTCCTTACAGAATGCCTCCAGCTGAGCTAAATGAGCTCAAGAAGAAGTTTTACAAGAGCTCttagataagggttttattcgaCCTAGTATTTCACCCCGGGGTGCTccagtgttgttcgtgaagaaaaaAGATAGTTCACtacgaatgtgtatagattaccgttactatcaaaaataaatatccactgCCCAGgatagatgacttatttgatcagttgcagggtgccaggtatTTCTCAAAAATAGATCTGAGATTGGGATACCATCAGTTAAAAATCAGAGAAGCAGACATCCTAAAAACAACTTTTAAGACTCGGTACGGTCACTATGAAtttttagtgatgtcctttgggttgaccaatgcaccAACAACTTTTATGGACTTAATGAATAGAGTCTTCAAGCCTTTATTAGATAgctttgtcatagtatttattgatgatattttggtatatttCCGTAGCCGAAAAGAGCATGAGAATCATTTGAGAACAGTTCTTCAAATACTCAAGGAGCGTCAGCTTTATGCCAAATTttctaaatgtgaattttggctcgatacAGTTACATTTTTGGGACACTTGGTCTCGAAAGAAGGCATTAGAGTAGACCCACAGAAAATAGAAGCAGTTAAGAGTTGGCCTAGGCCGACGACCCctacagagattcgcagttttctAGGATTGGCAGGTTACTACCGTCATTTTGTAGAAGGGTTCTCTTCAGTAAATGCCCCGTTGATAAAGTTAATTCAGAAAAAGGTGAAGTTCCAATGATCCGAAGCTTGTGAGAAAGGTTTTCAAGAATAggttgactacaaccccaatccTGACTCTACCTACCCCTACAGGTAAATTTgtgatctattgtgatgcttctagaGTAGGGTTAAGATGTGTTCTTATGCAGAATGACaaggtaattgcttatgcttctaggcagttaaagaatcatgagaaaaattatcttACCCATGATCTTGAGCTAGCAGCAGTTATTGTTGCTCTAAAATTATAGCGTCACTACCTTTATGGAGAGTAATGTGACATATATACAGATCACAAAAGTTTGAAGTATatattcaagcagaaagagttgaatctgAGACAACAcgggtggttggagttgcttaaagattatgattgtAATATCCTTTATTATCCCGGCAAAGCGTATATGGTTGCTGATGCTCTGAGCAGAAGATCCATGGGGAGTTTGATTAGGTTGTCTGTGGTCGAACGTCTAATAGTTAAGGAAGCCCAACAAATAGCTAGCCAAGGGGTTCATCTCGATGAGAAGTATGATGGAAGGTTGATAGCAAGTATGGGTGCTAAGTCTACTTTAGTAGAGCAAGTTAAAGCCAAATAATTTGATGACGCTAGCTTGCTTAAGCTCAAGGAAGGTGTCCTAAATGGCAAGATTAAGAATTTTGCACTTGATGAGAATGGTGTGATGAGACTTGATGGTCGCttgtgtgtgcctaatgtagatgatcTTCGAAGGGCAATTATGGTAGAAGCTCATAGCTCTAGATATCCAATA
This sequence is a window from Nicotiana tomentosiformis chromosome 5, ASM39032v3, whole genome shotgun sequence. Protein-coding genes within it:
- the LOC138893087 gene encoding uncharacterized protein; translation: MVADALSRRSMGSLIRLSVVERLIVKEAQQIASQGVHLDEKYDGSLLKLKEGVLNGKIKNFALDENGVMRLDGRLCVPNVDDLRRAIMVEAHSSRYPIHPGSAKMYHDLRDIYWWNNMKRDIADYVSRCLNCQQVKAGHQRLGGLAQVIEIPE